The Euphorbia lathyris chromosome 3, ddEupLath1.1, whole genome shotgun sequence genome contains a region encoding:
- the LOC136224813 gene encoding tRNA dimethylallyltransferase 2-like isoform X1 gives MESEDGDSQSTLQNPSDGGRRRMPTTSKEGEQEAKPKVVVIMGPTGSGKSKLAIDLASHFPIEIINADSMQVYHGLDVLTNKVPLHEQNGVPHHLLGTISPNVEFTAKDFRDCAIPLINDILSRNCLPVIVGGTNYYIQALVSPFLLDDTTESLDESPMDEHLGDEQNDLTLEFGRNDFNKYHYLKELDPVAANRVHPHDNRKINQYLNLYARSGILPSKLYQGKAAENWGRIDNCRFDYCFICVDAAIPVLDQFVGQRVDSMINAGLLSEVYEIFKPHAVYTRGLRQAIGVREFEGFLRLYLLQSRIDKANECCEMVSAKNGEMLKDNAREILFSSSDDNELKNVLAEAIEKVKLNTRRLVRRQKRRLSRLRTLFGWNIQYVDSTESISSKSNESWAAQVVGPAVEIITSFLRADSSSVCDGVGNKLMERNLWTQYVCKACSDRVLRGAHEWEQHKLGRSHRKRLSSIRKSQGANRSAVSND, from the exons ATGGAGAGTGAAGACGGTGATTCTCAGTCGACCCTGCAAAACCCTAGCgatggaggaagaagaagaatgccAACGACGAGCAAAGAAGGGGAACAAGAAGCGAAACCGAAGGTTGTAGTGATAATGGGGCCCACTGGTTCAGGAAAATCGAAACTCGCCATTGATTTAGCTTCCCATTTTCCCATTGAAATTATCAACGCTGATTCGATGCAAGTCTACCATGGTCTTGATGTTCTCACCAACAAGGTTCCTCTTCACGAGCAAAATG GAGTTCCTCACCATTTGCTTGGGACTATAAGCCCAAATGTTGAATTCACAGCTAAGGATTTTAGGGATTGTGCTATTCCT CTTATTAATGATATCTTGTCCCGCAATTGCTTGCCTGTTATTGTTGGGGGAACCAATTACTACATTCAG GCTCTTGTGAGTCCTTTCCTTCTAGATGATACAACAGAAAGTTTGGATGAGAGTCCTATGGATGAACATCTTG GAGATGAGCAAAATGATCTAACACTTGAGTTTGGGAGAAATGATTTCAACAAGTATCATTATCTGAAAGAACTTGATCCTGTTGCAGCAAACAGAGTCCATCCACATGACAATAGAAAA ATTAATCAATACCTTAATTTGTATGCTCGCTCTGGTATTCTTCCTAGCAAGCTTTATCAGGGAAAGGCTGCTGAG AACTGGGGTCGGATCGACAATTGCAGATTCGACTACTGTTTCATTTGTGTTGATGCTGCTATCCCCGTACTGGACCAGTTTGTTGGACAAAGAGTAGATAGCATGATCAATGCTGGATTACTCAGTGAAGTTTATGAAATTTTCAAACCTCATGCTGTTTATACTCGAGGTTTGCGGCAAGCCATTGGCGTAAGGGAGTTTGAGGGTTTTCTGAGACTTTACCTCTTGCAAAGCAGGATTGATAAGGCAAATGAATGTTGTGAAATGGTATCAGCAAAAAACGGCGAGATGCTAAAAGATAATGCGAGGGAGATCTTATTCTCCTCCTCCGATGATAATGAACTCAAGAATGTTTTAGCTGAAGCAATTGAGAAAGTGAAATTGAACACCCGTAGGCTTGTTCGTCGTCAA AAGAGGAGACTTAGTCGGCTTCGAACATTGTTTGGATGGAATATACAATATGTTGATTCTACTGAATCCATTTCAA GCAAATCTAATGAATCATGGGCTGCACAAGTGGTTGGACCAGCTGTGGAAATCATAACTTCTTTTCTTCGGGCTGATTCGAGTTCAGTTTGTGATGGCGTTGGAAATAAATTGATGGAAAGGAACCTTTGGACCCAATATGTGTGTAAG GCTTGCAGTGACCGGGTTCTTAGAGGAGCTCACGAGTGGGAACAGCATAAACTGGGTCGAAGCCATCGAAAACGACTTTCTTCAATTCGAAAGTCACAAGGAGCGAATCGTTCAGCTGTATCTAATGACTGA
- the LOC136224813 gene encoding tRNA dimethylallyltransferase 2-like isoform X2, translating to MESEDGDSQSTLQNPSDGGRRRMPTTSKEGEQEAKPKVVVIMGPTGSGKSKLAIDLASHFPIEIINADSMQVYHGLDVLTNKVPLHEQNGVPHHLLGTISPNVEFTAKDFRDCAIPALVSPFLLDDTTESLDESPMDEHLGDEQNDLTLEFGRNDFNKYHYLKELDPVAANRVHPHDNRKINQYLNLYARSGILPSKLYQGKAAENWGRIDNCRFDYCFICVDAAIPVLDQFVGQRVDSMINAGLLSEVYEIFKPHAVYTRGLRQAIGVREFEGFLRLYLLQSRIDKANECCEMVSAKNGEMLKDNAREILFSSSDDNELKNVLAEAIEKVKLNTRRLVRRQKRRLSRLRTLFGWNIQYVDSTESISSKSNESWAAQVVGPAVEIITSFLRADSSSVCDGVGNKLMERNLWTQYVCKACSDRVLRGAHEWEQHKLGRSHRKRLSSIRKSQGANRSAVSND from the exons ATGGAGAGTGAAGACGGTGATTCTCAGTCGACCCTGCAAAACCCTAGCgatggaggaagaagaagaatgccAACGACGAGCAAAGAAGGGGAACAAGAAGCGAAACCGAAGGTTGTAGTGATAATGGGGCCCACTGGTTCAGGAAAATCGAAACTCGCCATTGATTTAGCTTCCCATTTTCCCATTGAAATTATCAACGCTGATTCGATGCAAGTCTACCATGGTCTTGATGTTCTCACCAACAAGGTTCCTCTTCACGAGCAAAATG GAGTTCCTCACCATTTGCTTGGGACTATAAGCCCAAATGTTGAATTCACAGCTAAGGATTTTAGGGATTGTGCTATTCCT GCTCTTGTGAGTCCTTTCCTTCTAGATGATACAACAGAAAGTTTGGATGAGAGTCCTATGGATGAACATCTTG GAGATGAGCAAAATGATCTAACACTTGAGTTTGGGAGAAATGATTTCAACAAGTATCATTATCTGAAAGAACTTGATCCTGTTGCAGCAAACAGAGTCCATCCACATGACAATAGAAAA ATTAATCAATACCTTAATTTGTATGCTCGCTCTGGTATTCTTCCTAGCAAGCTTTATCAGGGAAAGGCTGCTGAG AACTGGGGTCGGATCGACAATTGCAGATTCGACTACTGTTTCATTTGTGTTGATGCTGCTATCCCCGTACTGGACCAGTTTGTTGGACAAAGAGTAGATAGCATGATCAATGCTGGATTACTCAGTGAAGTTTATGAAATTTTCAAACCTCATGCTGTTTATACTCGAGGTTTGCGGCAAGCCATTGGCGTAAGGGAGTTTGAGGGTTTTCTGAGACTTTACCTCTTGCAAAGCAGGATTGATAAGGCAAATGAATGTTGTGAAATGGTATCAGCAAAAAACGGCGAGATGCTAAAAGATAATGCGAGGGAGATCTTATTCTCCTCCTCCGATGATAATGAACTCAAGAATGTTTTAGCTGAAGCAATTGAGAAAGTGAAATTGAACACCCGTAGGCTTGTTCGTCGTCAA AAGAGGAGACTTAGTCGGCTTCGAACATTGTTTGGATGGAATATACAATATGTTGATTCTACTGAATCCATTTCAA GCAAATCTAATGAATCATGGGCTGCACAAGTGGTTGGACCAGCTGTGGAAATCATAACTTCTTTTCTTCGGGCTGATTCGAGTTCAGTTTGTGATGGCGTTGGAAATAAATTGATGGAAAGGAACCTTTGGACCCAATATGTGTGTAAG GCTTGCAGTGACCGGGTTCTTAGAGGAGCTCACGAGTGGGAACAGCATAAACTGGGTCGAAGCCATCGAAAACGACTTTCTTCAATTCGAAAGTCACAAGGAGCGAATCGTTCAGCTGTATCTAATGACTGA